The following coding sequences are from one Saccopteryx bilineata isolate mSacBil1 chromosome 3, mSacBil1_pri_phased_curated, whole genome shotgun sequence window:
- the ESPN gene encoding espin isoform X1 — MALEQALQAAREGDLDVLKSLQAAGQLGPSLRDPLDALPVHHAARAGKLHCLRFLVEEAALPAAARARNGATPAHDAAATGHLSCLQWLLSQGDCRVQDKDNSGATVLHLAARFGHPEVVDWLLRHGGGDPTMATDTGALPVHYAAAKGDFPSLRLLIGHHPEGVNAQTKNGATPLYLACQEGHLEVTQYLVQECGADPHTSAHDGMTPLHAAAQMGHSPVIVWLVSCTDVSLSEKDRDGATAMHFAASRGHAKVLSWLLLHGGEISADLWGGTPLHDAAENGELECCQILVVNGAELDVRDRDGYTAADLSDYNGHSHCTRYLRTVENLSVEHRVLSRDPSAELEAKQPDSGMSSPNTTMSVQPLNFDLSSPTSTLSNYDSCSSSQSSVKGRRPLHVLPSGRDAAIQSYMDMLHPELSLAPGKAERTAPPLPPPSFLPPPPPPPGYPAPKPPVGLQAAEIYMQTKSKLRHVETLAFRKELSSRNGHNGLRRQDSARKPRAFSKQPSTGDYYRQLGRCPGEPPAARPGMAHSEEAALLPGNHVHNGCAADLKASRELPPPPPPPPPPLPEGLSSPPPAPPLPLEGAGPGCGQRRSSSSTGKVRVLRHRKSTKSFNMMAPTGDNSELLAEIKAGKSLKPTPQSKGLTTVFSGSGQPASQPDSPLPPASPAPSRARSPTPPAAGPQPLLNGTLAPAPPATPAPGVQLDVEALIPTHDEQGRPIPEWKRQVMVRKMQQKMQEEEEQRRKLTSASSCCYPREGWRYSREYNGILGPFGELMTEADILRIEQQIENLQVLHKAQKLEARLRQLELELEQLLPISAALSAPRFTVDPRRMHGRAASLPAWCGKISALLKNMATLLAALGGRPAHLAELLAADTGQPLAPLADAPWRPGPLCLGRSHSLSWCREAVAREILECGVSVRHLRAAYELRAQGATPPRSPRRKFSLPPGTPEREPILEEDYVAAGPCELSAAVANNCTQEPSTQEPLHYADPAEAPGRQMAPPEPEQLARRPLLSTELRGVQDYIDMRKERIVYLFLEHWRKWTFHGHGRKAQARLRRLLPRVVAAGAGPVPEAPEAVDAPPPPVGDGPDERLRRLLKQRQTVGKLLGHWRSLLRQVPERQPRGPGLAHGLYWPEHFLPPLDGGAPPTYDSLTLDLFMLGYFQLLEMGLSREERKFRHLLCYEMFDRLGSHPWELIRLFHRVVLEEVEAGRRGWSDGFEDLKDQFFGDRPEAKPAEEEEAKKEQEEEKEEEEQEEEKEEEEQEEEKEEKEEREPAPEAAPAQTEDWPEAQPETSGPAPQPPPPPAAPPPTLDPPSSEAPTEDPLELLSEMGEFSNEDICRYIDRSFSFWKEKEAELFDI; from the exons CACTGCGCGACCCGCTAGACGCACTGCCGGTGCACCACGCGGCCCGCGCCGGCAAGCTGCACTGTCTGCGCTTCCTGGTGGAGGAGGCCGCCCTACCCGCCGCAGCCCGTGCGCGAAACGGTGCCACCCCGGCCCACGACGCCGCTGCCACTGGCCACCTCTCCTGCCTGCAGTGGCTGCTCTCGCAGGGCGACTGCAGAGTGCAG GACAAAGACAATTCCGGTGCCACAGTCCTGCATCTGGCTGCCCGCTTCGGCCACCCTGAGGTGGTGGACTGGCTGCTGCGTCATGGCGGGGGAGACCCCACCATGGCCACAGACACGGGTGCCCTGCCTGTCCACTATGCCGCCGCCAAAGGAGACTTCCCCTCCCTGAGGCTTCTCATCGGGCACCACCCTGA AGGAGTGAATGCCCAAACCAAGAACGGTGCCACGCCCCTGTACCTGGCGTGCCAGGAGGGCCACCTGGAGGTGACGCAGTACCTGGTGCAGGAGTGCGGCGCGGACCCGCACACGAGCGCCCACGACGGCATGACCCCGCTGCACGCTGCGGCACAGATGGGCCACAGTCCGGTCATCGTGTGGCTG GTGAGCTGCACCGACGTGAGCCTGTCGGAGAAGGACAGGGACGGCGCAACGGCCATGCACTTTGCAGCAAGCCGCGGCCACGCCAAAGTGCTCAGCTGGCTTCTGCTGCACGGCGGCGAGATCTCGGCTGACCTGTGGGGCGGGACCCCACTGCACGACGCCGCGGAAAACGGGGAGCTGGAG TGCTGCCAGATCCTGGTGGTGAATGGCGCGGAGCTGGACGTCCGCGACCGGGACGGATACACAGCTGCCGACCTCTCGGACTACAATGGCCACAGCCACTGCACCCGCTACCTGCGCACTGTGGAGAACCTG AGTGTGGAGCACCGCGTGCTGTCCAGGGACCCATCCGCTGAGCTGGAGGCCAAGCAGCCGGACTCGGGCATGTCCTCGCCCAATACCACCATGTCAGTCCAGCCGCTGAACTTTGACCTCAGCTCGCCCACCAGCACCCTGTCCAACTACGACTCCTGCTCCTCCAGCCAGTCCAGTGTCAAGGGTCGGCGCCCTCTGCATG TGCTTCCCAGCGGCAGAGATGCGGCCATACAGAGCTACATGGACATGCTGCACCCAGAGCTGAGCCTGGCCCCGGGCAAGGCGGAGAGAACCGCACCCCCACTGCCACCACCCAGCTTCcttccaccaccccctcccccaccaggctACCCAGCTCCCAAGCCCCCAGTGGGGCTGCAAGCGGCTGAGATCTACATGCAGACCAAGAGCAAACTCCGCCACGTGGAGACTCTGGCCTTCAGGAAGGAG CTGAGCTCCCGCAACGGCCACAACGGGCTGCGGAGGCAGGACTCCGCCCGCAAGCCCCGCGCCTTCAGCAAGCAGCCCAGCACGGGGGACTACTACCGACAGCTGGGACGCTGTCCCGGGGAGCCGCCGGCCGCACGCCCGGGCATGGCGCACAGCGAGGAG GCGGCGCTGCTCCCCGGGAACCACGTGCACAACGGCTGCGCCGCGGACCTCAAGGCGTCCAGGGAGCTGCCGCctccaccgccgccgccgccgccgcccctgcCCGAGGGCCTGAGCTCGCCTCCGCCCGCTCCGCCTCTGCCCTTGGAGGGCGCCGGTCCCGGCTGCGGGCAGCGTCGCTCCTCCTCCTCTACTGGCA AAGTGAGAGTCCTGAGGCACAGGAAGA GCACCAAGTCTTTCAACATGATGGCCCCAACGGGCGACAACTCTGAGTTACTGGCAGAGATCAAGGCTGGCAAGAGTCTGAAGCCCACTCCGCAGAGCAAGGGTCTGACCACGGTGTTCTCTGGCAGCGGGCAGCCGGCCTCCCAG CCTGACTCGCCACTGCCGCCAGCGTCCCCAGCACCGTCCAGGGCCCGAAGTCCCACCCCGCCAGCCGCAGGGCCCCAGCCACTGCTCAACGGCACTTTGGCGCCAGCACCGCCTGCCACCCCTGCGCCGGGTGTGCAGCTCGATGTGGAAGCACTCATCCCCACACACGATGAGCAGGGCCGGCCCATCCCAGAGTGGAAGCGCCAGGTGATGGTCCGCAAGATGCAGCAGAAGAtgcaagaggaagaggagcagaggCGGAAG CTGACATCCGCCAGCTCGTGCTGCTACCCCCGCGAGGGCTGGAGGTACTCCCGCGAGTACAATGGCATCCTCGGGCCCTTCGGCGAGCTCATGACCGAGGCCGACATCCTCCGCATCGAGCAGCAAATCGAGAACCTGCAGGTGCTGCACAAGGCGCAGAAGCTGGAGGCGCGCCTGCggcagctggagctggagctggagcagctGCTGCCCATCTCGGCCGCTCTGTCGGCGCCGCGCTTCACCGTCGACCCTCGCCGCATGCACGGCCGCGCCGCTAGCCTGCCCGCCTGGTGCGGCAAGATCTCCGCGCTGCTCAAGAACATGGCCACGCTGCTGGCCGCGCTGGGCGGCCGGCCCGCGCACCTGGCCGAGCTGCTGGCCGCCGACACGGGCCAGCCACTGGCGCCGCTGGCCGACGCGCCCTGGAGGCCGGGCCCGCTGTGCCTGGGCCGCTCGCACTCGCTCAGCTGGTGCCGCGAGGCCGTGGCGCGCGAGATCCTCGAGTGCGGCGTCTCGGTGCGGCACCTCCGTGCCGCCTACGAGCTGCGCGCCCAGGGCGCCACGCCCCCGCGCAGCCCGCGCCGCAAGTTCTCTCTGCCCCCGGGCACCCCGGAGCGGGAACCCATTCTCGAGGAGGACTACGTCGCGGCCGGTCCCTGCGAGCTAAGCGCCGCCGTCGCGAACAACTGCACCCAGGAGCCGTCCACCCAGGAGCCCCTGCACTACGCGGACCCGGCCGAGGCGCCAGGCCGCCAGATGGCGCCGCCTGAACCCGAGCAGCTGGCGCGCAGGCCACTGCTTTCCACCGAGCTGCGCGGCGTCCAGGACTACATCGACATGCGCAAGGAGCGCATCGTCTACCTCTTCCTTGAGCACTGGCGCAAGTGGACCTTCCACGGCCACGGGCGCAAAGCCCAGGCGCGCCTGCGCAGACTGCTGCCCCGCGTGGTGGCCGCTGGCGCCGGGCCAGTCCCCGAAGCCCCCGAGGCCGTCGATGCTCCCCCACCGCCCGTGGGCGACGGCCCCGACGAGCGGCTGCGGCGCCTGTTGAAGCAGAGACAGACCGTGGGCAAGCTGCTGGGCCACTGGCGGAGTTTGTTGCGGCAGGTGCCCGAGCGCCAGCCCCGCGGCCCGGGGCTGGCGCACGGCCTGTATTGGCCCGAGCACTTCCTGCCGCCCCTGGACGGCGGCGCGCCCCCGACTTACGACAGCCTCACGCTGGACCTCTTCATGCTTGGCTACTTCCAGCTGCTTGAGATGGGCCTGAGCCGCGAGGAGCGCAAGTTTCGCCACCTGCTGTGCTACGAGATGTTCGACCGGCTTGGCAGCCACCCCTGGGAGCTCATCCGCCTGTTCCACCGCGTAGTGCTCGAGGAGGTGGAGGCCGGCCGGCGGGGCTGGAGCGACGGCTTTGAGGACCTCAAGGACCAGTTCTTTGGAGACAGGCCGGAGGCTAAGCCGGCTGAGGAGGAAGAGGccaagaaggagcaggaagaggagaaagaagaggaggagcaggaagaggagaaagaagaggaggagcaggaagaggagaaagaagagaaggaggagagggagccgGCCCCAGAAGCTGCCCCAGCTCAGACAGAGGACTGGCCTGAGGCGCAGCCGGAGACCTCAGGCCCTGCACCGCAACCTCCACCCCCGCCCGCCGCGCCTCCCCCGACGTTGGACCCTCCTAGTTCCGAAGCCCCCACTGAAGACCCCCTGGAGCTGTTGTCTGAAATGGGCGAGTTCAGCAACGAGGACATCTGCCGATACATCGACCGCAGCTTCTCCTTCTGGAAGGAGAAGGAGGCGGAGCTTTTTGATATCTGA
- the ESPN gene encoding espin isoform X8: protein MNSQGPPGGGPTPRTKSFNMMAPTGDNSELLAEIKAGKSLKPTPQSKGLTTVFSGSGQPASQPDSPLPPASPAPSRARSPTPPAAGPQPLLNGTLAPAPPATPAPGVQLDVEALIPTHDEQGRPIPEWKRQVMVRKMQQKMQEEEEQRRKLTSASSCCYPREGWRYSREYNGILGPFGELMTEADILRIEQQIENLQVLHKAQKLEARLRQLELELEQLLPISAALSAPRFTVDPRRMHGRAASLPAWCGKISALLKNMATLLAALGGRPAHLAELLAADTGQPLAPLADAPWRPGPLCLGRSHSLSWCREAVAREILECGVSVRHLRAAYELRAQGATPPRSPRRKFSLPPGTPEREPILEEDYVAAGPCELSAAVANNCTQEPSTQEPLHYADPAEAPGRQMAPPEPEQLARRPLLSTELRGVQDYIDMRKERIVYLFLEHWRKWTFHGHGRKAQARLRRLLPRVVAAGAGPVPEAPEAVDAPPPPVGDGPDERLRRLLKQRQTVGKLLGHWRSLLRQVPERQPRGPGLAHGLYWPEHFLPPLDGGAPPTYDSLTLDLFMLGYFQLLEMGLSREERKFRHLLCYEMFDRLGSHPWELIRLFHRVVLEEVEAGRRGWSDGFEDLKDQFFGDRPEAKPAEEEEAKKEQEEEKEEEEQEEEKEEEEQEEEKEEKEEREPAPEAAPAQTEDWPEAQPETSGPAPQPPPPPAAPPPTLDPPSSEAPTEDPLELLSEMGEFSNEDICRYIDRSFSFWKEKEAELFDI, encoded by the exons ATGAACTCCCAGGGGCCTCCGGGCGGGGGCCCCACGCCCC GCACCAAGTCTTTCAACATGATGGCCCCAACGGGCGACAACTCTGAGTTACTGGCAGAGATCAAGGCTGGCAAGAGTCTGAAGCCCACTCCGCAGAGCAAGGGTCTGACCACGGTGTTCTCTGGCAGCGGGCAGCCGGCCTCCCAG CCTGACTCGCCACTGCCGCCAGCGTCCCCAGCACCGTCCAGGGCCCGAAGTCCCACCCCGCCAGCCGCAGGGCCCCAGCCACTGCTCAACGGCACTTTGGCGCCAGCACCGCCTGCCACCCCTGCGCCGGGTGTGCAGCTCGATGTGGAAGCACTCATCCCCACACACGATGAGCAGGGCCGGCCCATCCCAGAGTGGAAGCGCCAGGTGATGGTCCGCAAGATGCAGCAGAAGAtgcaagaggaagaggagcagaggCGGAAG CTGACATCCGCCAGCTCGTGCTGCTACCCCCGCGAGGGCTGGAGGTACTCCCGCGAGTACAATGGCATCCTCGGGCCCTTCGGCGAGCTCATGACCGAGGCCGACATCCTCCGCATCGAGCAGCAAATCGAGAACCTGCAGGTGCTGCACAAGGCGCAGAAGCTGGAGGCGCGCCTGCggcagctggagctggagctggagcagctGCTGCCCATCTCGGCCGCTCTGTCGGCGCCGCGCTTCACCGTCGACCCTCGCCGCATGCACGGCCGCGCCGCTAGCCTGCCCGCCTGGTGCGGCAAGATCTCCGCGCTGCTCAAGAACATGGCCACGCTGCTGGCCGCGCTGGGCGGCCGGCCCGCGCACCTGGCCGAGCTGCTGGCCGCCGACACGGGCCAGCCACTGGCGCCGCTGGCCGACGCGCCCTGGAGGCCGGGCCCGCTGTGCCTGGGCCGCTCGCACTCGCTCAGCTGGTGCCGCGAGGCCGTGGCGCGCGAGATCCTCGAGTGCGGCGTCTCGGTGCGGCACCTCCGTGCCGCCTACGAGCTGCGCGCCCAGGGCGCCACGCCCCCGCGCAGCCCGCGCCGCAAGTTCTCTCTGCCCCCGGGCACCCCGGAGCGGGAACCCATTCTCGAGGAGGACTACGTCGCGGCCGGTCCCTGCGAGCTAAGCGCCGCCGTCGCGAACAACTGCACCCAGGAGCCGTCCACCCAGGAGCCCCTGCACTACGCGGACCCGGCCGAGGCGCCAGGCCGCCAGATGGCGCCGCCTGAACCCGAGCAGCTGGCGCGCAGGCCACTGCTTTCCACCGAGCTGCGCGGCGTCCAGGACTACATCGACATGCGCAAGGAGCGCATCGTCTACCTCTTCCTTGAGCACTGGCGCAAGTGGACCTTCCACGGCCACGGGCGCAAAGCCCAGGCGCGCCTGCGCAGACTGCTGCCCCGCGTGGTGGCCGCTGGCGCCGGGCCAGTCCCCGAAGCCCCCGAGGCCGTCGATGCTCCCCCACCGCCCGTGGGCGACGGCCCCGACGAGCGGCTGCGGCGCCTGTTGAAGCAGAGACAGACCGTGGGCAAGCTGCTGGGCCACTGGCGGAGTTTGTTGCGGCAGGTGCCCGAGCGCCAGCCCCGCGGCCCGGGGCTGGCGCACGGCCTGTATTGGCCCGAGCACTTCCTGCCGCCCCTGGACGGCGGCGCGCCCCCGACTTACGACAGCCTCACGCTGGACCTCTTCATGCTTGGCTACTTCCAGCTGCTTGAGATGGGCCTGAGCCGCGAGGAGCGCAAGTTTCGCCACCTGCTGTGCTACGAGATGTTCGACCGGCTTGGCAGCCACCCCTGGGAGCTCATCCGCCTGTTCCACCGCGTAGTGCTCGAGGAGGTGGAGGCCGGCCGGCGGGGCTGGAGCGACGGCTTTGAGGACCTCAAGGACCAGTTCTTTGGAGACAGGCCGGAGGCTAAGCCGGCTGAGGAGGAAGAGGccaagaaggagcaggaagaggagaaagaagaggaggagcaggaagaggagaaagaagaggaggagcaggaagaggagaaagaagagaaggaggagagggagccgGCCCCAGAAGCTGCCCCAGCTCAGACAGAGGACTGGCCTGAGGCGCAGCCGGAGACCTCAGGCCCTGCACCGCAACCTCCACCCCCGCCCGCCGCGCCTCCCCCGACGTTGGACCCTCCTAGTTCCGAAGCCCCCACTGAAGACCCCCTGGAGCTGTTGTCTGAAATGGGCGAGTTCAGCAACGAGGACATCTGCCGATACATCGACCGCAGCTTCTCCTTCTGGAAGGAGAAGGAGGCGGAGCTTTTTGATATCTGA
- the ESPN gene encoding espin isoform X2, giving the protein MALEQALQAAREGDLDVLKSLQAAGQLGPSLRDPLDALPVHHAARAGKLHCLRFLVEEAALPAAARARNGATPAHDAAATGHLSCLQWLLSQGDCRVQDKDNSGATVLHLAARFGHPEVVDWLLRHGGGDPTMATDTGALPVHYAAAKGDFPSLRLLIGHHPEGVNAQTKNGATPLYLACQEGHLEVTQYLVQECGADPHTSAHDGMTPLHAAAQMGHSPVIVWLVSCTDVSLSEKDRDGATAMHFAASRGHAKVLSWLLLHGGEISADLWGGTPLHDAAENGELECCQILVVNGAELDVRDRDGYTAADLSDYNGHSHCTRYLRTVENLSVEHRVLSRDPSAELEAKQPDSGMSSPNTTMSVQPLNFDLSSPTSTLSNYDSCSSSQSSVKGRRPLHVLPSGRDAAIQSYMDMLHPELSLAPGKAERTAPPLPPPSFLPPPPPPPGYPAPKPPVGLQAAEIYMQTKSKLRHVETLAFRKELSSRNGHNGLRRQDSARKPRAFSKQPSTGDYYRQLGRCPGEPPAARPGMAHSEEAALLPGNHVHNGCAADLKASRELPPPPPPPPPPLPEGLSSPPPAPPLPLEGAGPGCGQRRSSSSTGSTKSFNMMAPTGDNSELLAEIKAGKSLKPTPQSKGLTTVFSGSGQPASQPDSPLPPASPAPSRARSPTPPAAGPQPLLNGTLAPAPPATPAPGVQLDVEALIPTHDEQGRPIPEWKRQVMVRKMQQKMQEEEEQRRKLTSASSCCYPREGWRYSREYNGILGPFGELMTEADILRIEQQIENLQVLHKAQKLEARLRQLELELEQLLPISAALSAPRFTVDPRRMHGRAASLPAWCGKISALLKNMATLLAALGGRPAHLAELLAADTGQPLAPLADAPWRPGPLCLGRSHSLSWCREAVAREILECGVSVRHLRAAYELRAQGATPPRSPRRKFSLPPGTPEREPILEEDYVAAGPCELSAAVANNCTQEPSTQEPLHYADPAEAPGRQMAPPEPEQLARRPLLSTELRGVQDYIDMRKERIVYLFLEHWRKWTFHGHGRKAQARLRRLLPRVVAAGAGPVPEAPEAVDAPPPPVGDGPDERLRRLLKQRQTVGKLLGHWRSLLRQVPERQPRGPGLAHGLYWPEHFLPPLDGGAPPTYDSLTLDLFMLGYFQLLEMGLSREERKFRHLLCYEMFDRLGSHPWELIRLFHRVVLEEVEAGRRGWSDGFEDLKDQFFGDRPEAKPAEEEEAKKEQEEEKEEEEQEEEKEEEEQEEEKEEKEEREPAPEAAPAQTEDWPEAQPETSGPAPQPPPPPAAPPPTLDPPSSEAPTEDPLELLSEMGEFSNEDICRYIDRSFSFWKEKEAELFDI; this is encoded by the exons CACTGCGCGACCCGCTAGACGCACTGCCGGTGCACCACGCGGCCCGCGCCGGCAAGCTGCACTGTCTGCGCTTCCTGGTGGAGGAGGCCGCCCTACCCGCCGCAGCCCGTGCGCGAAACGGTGCCACCCCGGCCCACGACGCCGCTGCCACTGGCCACCTCTCCTGCCTGCAGTGGCTGCTCTCGCAGGGCGACTGCAGAGTGCAG GACAAAGACAATTCCGGTGCCACAGTCCTGCATCTGGCTGCCCGCTTCGGCCACCCTGAGGTGGTGGACTGGCTGCTGCGTCATGGCGGGGGAGACCCCACCATGGCCACAGACACGGGTGCCCTGCCTGTCCACTATGCCGCCGCCAAAGGAGACTTCCCCTCCCTGAGGCTTCTCATCGGGCACCACCCTGA AGGAGTGAATGCCCAAACCAAGAACGGTGCCACGCCCCTGTACCTGGCGTGCCAGGAGGGCCACCTGGAGGTGACGCAGTACCTGGTGCAGGAGTGCGGCGCGGACCCGCACACGAGCGCCCACGACGGCATGACCCCGCTGCACGCTGCGGCACAGATGGGCCACAGTCCGGTCATCGTGTGGCTG GTGAGCTGCACCGACGTGAGCCTGTCGGAGAAGGACAGGGACGGCGCAACGGCCATGCACTTTGCAGCAAGCCGCGGCCACGCCAAAGTGCTCAGCTGGCTTCTGCTGCACGGCGGCGAGATCTCGGCTGACCTGTGGGGCGGGACCCCACTGCACGACGCCGCGGAAAACGGGGAGCTGGAG TGCTGCCAGATCCTGGTGGTGAATGGCGCGGAGCTGGACGTCCGCGACCGGGACGGATACACAGCTGCCGACCTCTCGGACTACAATGGCCACAGCCACTGCACCCGCTACCTGCGCACTGTGGAGAACCTG AGTGTGGAGCACCGCGTGCTGTCCAGGGACCCATCCGCTGAGCTGGAGGCCAAGCAGCCGGACTCGGGCATGTCCTCGCCCAATACCACCATGTCAGTCCAGCCGCTGAACTTTGACCTCAGCTCGCCCACCAGCACCCTGTCCAACTACGACTCCTGCTCCTCCAGCCAGTCCAGTGTCAAGGGTCGGCGCCCTCTGCATG TGCTTCCCAGCGGCAGAGATGCGGCCATACAGAGCTACATGGACATGCTGCACCCAGAGCTGAGCCTGGCCCCGGGCAAGGCGGAGAGAACCGCACCCCCACTGCCACCACCCAGCTTCcttccaccaccccctcccccaccaggctACCCAGCTCCCAAGCCCCCAGTGGGGCTGCAAGCGGCTGAGATCTACATGCAGACCAAGAGCAAACTCCGCCACGTGGAGACTCTGGCCTTCAGGAAGGAG CTGAGCTCCCGCAACGGCCACAACGGGCTGCGGAGGCAGGACTCCGCCCGCAAGCCCCGCGCCTTCAGCAAGCAGCCCAGCACGGGGGACTACTACCGACAGCTGGGACGCTGTCCCGGGGAGCCGCCGGCCGCACGCCCGGGCATGGCGCACAGCGAGGAG GCGGCGCTGCTCCCCGGGAACCACGTGCACAACGGCTGCGCCGCGGACCTCAAGGCGTCCAGGGAGCTGCCGCctccaccgccgccgccgccgccgcccctgcCCGAGGGCCTGAGCTCGCCTCCGCCCGCTCCGCCTCTGCCCTTGGAGGGCGCCGGTCCCGGCTGCGGGCAGCGTCGCTCCTCCTCCTCTACTGGCA GCACCAAGTCTTTCAACATGATGGCCCCAACGGGCGACAACTCTGAGTTACTGGCAGAGATCAAGGCTGGCAAGAGTCTGAAGCCCACTCCGCAGAGCAAGGGTCTGACCACGGTGTTCTCTGGCAGCGGGCAGCCGGCCTCCCAG CCTGACTCGCCACTGCCGCCAGCGTCCCCAGCACCGTCCAGGGCCCGAAGTCCCACCCCGCCAGCCGCAGGGCCCCAGCCACTGCTCAACGGCACTTTGGCGCCAGCACCGCCTGCCACCCCTGCGCCGGGTGTGCAGCTCGATGTGGAAGCACTCATCCCCACACACGATGAGCAGGGCCGGCCCATCCCAGAGTGGAAGCGCCAGGTGATGGTCCGCAAGATGCAGCAGAAGAtgcaagaggaagaggagcagaggCGGAAG CTGACATCCGCCAGCTCGTGCTGCTACCCCCGCGAGGGCTGGAGGTACTCCCGCGAGTACAATGGCATCCTCGGGCCCTTCGGCGAGCTCATGACCGAGGCCGACATCCTCCGCATCGAGCAGCAAATCGAGAACCTGCAGGTGCTGCACAAGGCGCAGAAGCTGGAGGCGCGCCTGCggcagctggagctggagctggagcagctGCTGCCCATCTCGGCCGCTCTGTCGGCGCCGCGCTTCACCGTCGACCCTCGCCGCATGCACGGCCGCGCCGCTAGCCTGCCCGCCTGGTGCGGCAAGATCTCCGCGCTGCTCAAGAACATGGCCACGCTGCTGGCCGCGCTGGGCGGCCGGCCCGCGCACCTGGCCGAGCTGCTGGCCGCCGACACGGGCCAGCCACTGGCGCCGCTGGCCGACGCGCCCTGGAGGCCGGGCCCGCTGTGCCTGGGCCGCTCGCACTCGCTCAGCTGGTGCCGCGAGGCCGTGGCGCGCGAGATCCTCGAGTGCGGCGTCTCGGTGCGGCACCTCCGTGCCGCCTACGAGCTGCGCGCCCAGGGCGCCACGCCCCCGCGCAGCCCGCGCCGCAAGTTCTCTCTGCCCCCGGGCACCCCGGAGCGGGAACCCATTCTCGAGGAGGACTACGTCGCGGCCGGTCCCTGCGAGCTAAGCGCCGCCGTCGCGAACAACTGCACCCAGGAGCCGTCCACCCAGGAGCCCCTGCACTACGCGGACCCGGCCGAGGCGCCAGGCCGCCAGATGGCGCCGCCTGAACCCGAGCAGCTGGCGCGCAGGCCACTGCTTTCCACCGAGCTGCGCGGCGTCCAGGACTACATCGACATGCGCAAGGAGCGCATCGTCTACCTCTTCCTTGAGCACTGGCGCAAGTGGACCTTCCACGGCCACGGGCGCAAAGCCCAGGCGCGCCTGCGCAGACTGCTGCCCCGCGTGGTGGCCGCTGGCGCCGGGCCAGTCCCCGAAGCCCCCGAGGCCGTCGATGCTCCCCCACCGCCCGTGGGCGACGGCCCCGACGAGCGGCTGCGGCGCCTGTTGAAGCAGAGACAGACCGTGGGCAAGCTGCTGGGCCACTGGCGGAGTTTGTTGCGGCAGGTGCCCGAGCGCCAGCCCCGCGGCCCGGGGCTGGCGCACGGCCTGTATTGGCCCGAGCACTTCCTGCCGCCCCTGGACGGCGGCGCGCCCCCGACTTACGACAGCCTCACGCTGGACCTCTTCATGCTTGGCTACTTCCAGCTGCTTGAGATGGGCCTGAGCCGCGAGGAGCGCAAGTTTCGCCACCTGCTGTGCTACGAGATGTTCGACCGGCTTGGCAGCCACCCCTGGGAGCTCATCCGCCTGTTCCACCGCGTAGTGCTCGAGGAGGTGGAGGCCGGCCGGCGGGGCTGGAGCGACGGCTTTGAGGACCTCAAGGACCAGTTCTTTGGAGACAGGCCGGAGGCTAAGCCGGCTGAGGAGGAAGAGGccaagaaggagcaggaagaggagaaagaagaggaggagcaggaagaggagaaagaagaggaggagcaggaagaggagaaagaagagaaggaggagagggagccgGCCCCAGAAGCTGCCCCAGCTCAGACAGAGGACTGGCCTGAGGCGCAGCCGGAGACCTCAGGCCCTGCACCGCAACCTCCACCCCCGCCCGCCGCGCCTCCCCCGACGTTGGACCCTCCTAGTTCCGAAGCCCCCACTGAAGACCCCCTGGAGCTGTTGTCTGAAATGGGCGAGTTCAGCAACGAGGACATCTGCCGATACATCGACCGCAGCTTCTCCTTCTGGAAGGAGAAGGAGGCGGAGCTTTTTGATATCTGA